Proteins encoded within one genomic window of Prauserella marina:
- a CDS encoding DUF2795 domain-containing protein: MPTTTTAERVRAALSDADFPAEKPDLMRCAEKTGADRNTVAALGAMPPVLYENLTEVMRSVPLDQGDSAAEEAPRRREHDKPGLAQREKDISGHPIIDELGENRGS; encoded by the coding sequence ATGCCGACGACGACCACCGCCGAGCGCGTGCGCGCCGCACTGTCCGATGCGGACTTCCCAGCGGAGAAGCCAGACTTGATGCGCTGCGCGGAGAAAACCGGCGCCGACAGGAACACGGTCGCGGCGCTGGGCGCCATGCCACCCGTCCTGTATGAAAACCTCACCGAGGTGATGCGATCCGTTCCGCTCGACCAAGGCGACAGCGCGGCCGAGGAGGCGCCCCGGCGGCGGGAGCACGACAAGCCCGGCCTCGCGCAGCGCGAGAAGGACATCTCCGGGCATCCGATCATCGACGAGCTCGGCGAGAACCGGGGAAGCTGA
- a CDS encoding sodium:solute symporter family protein codes for MSTLDWLVMSAYSLVIIAIGVWSRRRIHDTADFFTAGGKLPWWLSGISHHMSGYSASFFVAVAAVAYSEGFSTYIWTALAVGVAVLTGSLLFAPRWARLRMRFGVQSPLEYLAIRYNVPTQQILAYSGGLLKIVDVGAKWAATAILLYVFAGIPLEWGVLATGAVTLVYCTIGGIWADVLNDAAQFAIQLIAGTVMLVAVLMHLDGFSTLWTMWERLPDSHSRPFSEQYTVTFVVAYTIVQTLAYSGGTWNLAQRFISSPDGASARRSGIFSAVLYVTWPLILLIPMFAAPLLLPDLGNPEHSYAQLALTLLPPGLVGLVLAGLFAQTMSVTGSDANTVAAVVTRDVLPVVFRRSREFTSKGQLVTGRVVTFAFIALSMAIAISAESLGGVLGIIVLWFSALIGPIAIPMLFGLLPLFRRCGPSAALAGWAAGLVTFGLNRYVLGDWVASLNPNLTTTITVAGPIAVSFVVFVLVGFLRPWRDAESAALVSSLGSDPEAERRDEEPEPVPAA; via the coding sequence ATGTCCACACTCGACTGGCTCGTGATGTCGGCCTATTCACTCGTCATCATCGCGATCGGCGTGTGGTCACGGCGGCGGATCCACGACACCGCGGACTTCTTCACGGCAGGCGGGAAACTGCCGTGGTGGCTGTCCGGAATCTCGCATCACATGTCGGGCTACAGCGCCAGTTTCTTCGTCGCCGTCGCCGCCGTCGCCTACAGCGAGGGATTCAGCACCTACATCTGGACCGCGCTCGCGGTCGGTGTCGCGGTGCTGACCGGATCGCTGTTGTTCGCGCCGCGCTGGGCGAGGCTGCGCATGCGCTTCGGTGTCCAGTCGCCGCTGGAATACCTCGCCATCCGCTACAACGTGCCGACCCAGCAGATCCTCGCCTACAGCGGAGGTTTGCTGAAGATCGTCGACGTCGGAGCAAAATGGGCGGCGACCGCGATTCTGCTCTACGTGTTCGCCGGAATTCCGCTGGAATGGGGCGTGCTGGCCACCGGTGCGGTCACGCTGGTGTACTGCACCATCGGCGGCATCTGGGCCGACGTGCTGAACGACGCGGCGCAATTCGCGATCCAGCTCATCGCCGGTACGGTCATGCTGGTCGCGGTGCTCATGCACCTCGACGGCTTCTCCACTCTGTGGACGATGTGGGAACGGCTTCCCGATTCGCACAGCAGGCCGTTCAGCGAGCAGTACACCGTCACGTTCGTCGTCGCCTACACCATCGTGCAGACCCTCGCCTACAGCGGCGGAACCTGGAACCTCGCCCAGCGATTCATTTCGTCTCCCGACGGCGCTTCGGCGCGTCGCTCCGGCATTTTCTCGGCCGTGCTCTACGTGACGTGGCCGTTGATCCTGTTGATCCCGATGTTCGCTGCCCCGCTGCTGCTTCCCGATCTCGGCAACCCGGAGCACTCCTACGCCCAGCTCGCGCTGACACTGCTGCCGCCTGGACTGGTGGGATTGGTGCTTGCCGGTCTTTTCGCGCAGACCATGTCCGTTACCGGATCGGACGCCAACACTGTTGCGGCGGTGGTCACCAGGGACGTGCTGCCCGTGGTTTTCCGGCGCTCGCGGGAATTCACCAGCAAGGGACAGTTGGTGACCGGCCGGGTCGTGACGTTCGCTTTCATCGCGCTGTCGATGGCCATCGCCATCAGCGCGGAAAGTCTCGGCGGGGTGCTCGGCATCATCGTGCTGTGGTTCAGCGCGCTGATCGGCCCCATCGCGATCCCGATGCTGTTCGGTCTGCTGCCGTTGTTCCGGCGCTGCGGGCCGTCGGCCGCGCTGGCCGGCTGGGCGGCCGGTCTCGTCACGTTCGGGCTGAACAGGTACGTGCTCGGAGACTGGGTGGCCTCGCTCAATCCCAACCTGACGACCACGATCACCGTGGCCGGGCCGATCGCCGTCTCGTTCGTGGTGTTCGTTCTGGTGGGCTTCCTGAGGCCGTGGCGGGACGCCGAGTCGGCCGCGCTCGTGTCGTCGCTGGGCAGCGATCCCGAGGCGGAGCGGCGCGATGAGGAACCGGAACCGGTGCCCGCGGCCTGA
- a CDS encoding SMP-30/gluconolactonase/LRE family protein, producing MSDTLTFAEGPRWYRDRLWVSDFYSRTVQTVTLDGEPETVARFDDTPSGLGFTPEGDLLVVLMHSRTIVKVRDGRISPHADLSALTPAEINDLVVDRNGRAYVSPYGFDIFGGGQPCDTPLIIVEPDGRPWVSASRFFTPNGMTITPDGKHITVNETYRNRVLIAEIAEDGDVRDPRVLVSLPAEQQPDGAAIDAESGVWAATIFGGEFIRTDRDGTITHRIPSPGTAAIACALGGPDGTTLFLISSRITLEELAEASRHPESVSTGQFGTMVTTARAPFPAAH from the coding sequence ATGTCTGACACATTGACGTTCGCCGAAGGGCCTCGGTGGTACCGCGATCGCCTGTGGGTATCCGACTTCTACAGCCGGACAGTCCAGACCGTGACCCTCGACGGCGAGCCGGAAACCGTGGCCCGGTTCGACGACACGCCTTCCGGCCTCGGCTTCACCCCCGAAGGCGACCTGCTCGTCGTTCTCATGCACAGCAGAACCATCGTCAAGGTGCGGGATGGCCGGATTTCGCCCCACGCCGACCTTTCCGCGCTGACCCCCGCCGAGATCAACGACCTCGTCGTCGACCGGAACGGCCGCGCCTACGTCTCGCCCTACGGCTTCGACATTTTCGGTGGCGGCCAGCCGTGCGACACCCCGCTGATCATCGTGGAGCCCGACGGACGGCCATGGGTTTCGGCGAGCAGGTTCTTCACGCCCAACGGAATGACGATCACCCCGGACGGCAAGCACATCACCGTCAACGAAACGTACCGCAATCGCGTGCTGATCGCGGAAATCGCGGAGGACGGCGACGTTCGCGACCCCCGGGTACTGGTCAGCCTGCCCGCCGAGCAACAGCCGGACGGCGCTGCCATCGACGCGGAAAGCGGAGTGTGGGCGGCGACCATCTTCGGCGGCGAGTTCATCAGAACCGATCGCGACGGCACGATCACCCACCGCATTCCCTCGCCCGGAACCGCCGCCATCGCCTGCGCGCTCGGCGGTCCCGACGGCACGACCCTGTTCTTGATTTCGAGCCGGATCACGCTCGAAGAACTCGCGGAAGCCAGCCGCCACCCCGAATCGGTGAGCACCGGCCAGTTCGGAACGATGGTCACCACCGCACGGGCGCCCTTCCCCGCCGCGCACTGA
- a CDS encoding sensor histidine kinase — translation MAGEAVRLLRDFGRGYAVVVRLVTLLPICAIALFRASPDHVRLVGLVVAIAAVWTCVQAWWLRRAAGGLSPLVADVVVLLGLSLTTFWTGAGEDTNFGWLRLLATFACVTWQWHTSTLAGGAAALLVAGGMLPVFAGAGADPSVLRALGWLVVVSALSRAAWVIVGRAATRADRMAAAAERARGEAEVASAVRADEREHANALHDTAATTLLMVGTGQVRAEAPWLAPQARRDLGRLAGRGLTAGAEADLVPLLRGNLDTPHVSVEFDLPERLRLPAEVAMAFAGAAAEAVTNVRRHAGAETVAVRLSGDARAVCLEVTDTGDGFDVDAVPATRRGLRESVRGRMTGVGGTATITSSSETGTVVRLKWAGGDD, via the coding sequence GTGGCAGGCGAAGCCGTTCGGTTGCTGCGGGATTTCGGCCGAGGGTACGCGGTCGTCGTGCGGCTGGTGACTCTGCTGCCGATATGCGCGATCGCGTTGTTCAGGGCTTCGCCGGACCACGTGCGGCTCGTCGGGCTGGTGGTCGCGATCGCGGCGGTGTGGACCTGTGTCCAGGCATGGTGGCTTCGCAGGGCCGCCGGGGGGTTGTCGCCGCTTGTCGCCGACGTGGTCGTGCTGCTGGGGCTGTCGCTGACCACCTTCTGGACTGGAGCGGGAGAGGACACCAATTTCGGCTGGCTCAGATTGCTCGCGACATTCGCCTGCGTGACCTGGCAATGGCACACCTCGACGCTCGCGGGCGGGGCCGCGGCACTGCTGGTCGCGGGCGGGATGCTGCCCGTGTTCGCGGGAGCGGGTGCCGACCCGAGCGTGCTGAGGGCGCTCGGGTGGCTGGTGGTGGTGTCCGCGCTTTCCCGTGCGGCGTGGGTGATCGTCGGCAGGGCCGCGACGCGCGCCGACCGGATGGCGGCGGCCGCGGAACGGGCCCGAGGTGAGGCGGAGGTGGCCTCGGCCGTGCGTGCCGACGAGCGGGAGCACGCCAACGCGTTGCACGACACGGCAGCCACCACGCTGCTGATGGTGGGAACGGGCCAGGTGCGGGCCGAAGCGCCGTGGCTGGCGCCGCAGGCGCGCCGTGACCTCGGCAGGCTTGCCGGAAGAGGCTTGACGGCCGGAGCCGAAGCGGATCTCGTCCCGCTGTTGCGTGGCAATCTCGACACCCCTCACGTGAGCGTCGAGTTCGACCTGCCTGAGCGGCTGCGGCTTCCCGCCGAGGTGGCGATGGCGTTCGCGGGCGCCGCGGCGGAAGCGGTGACCAATGTGCGCAGGCACGCCGGTGCGGAAACCGTCGCCGTGCGGTTGAGCGGTGACGCGCGGGCGGTGTGCCTTGAGGTCACCGACACCGGCGACGGGTTCGACGTCGACGCCGTCCCCGCCACGCGGCGCGGGCTACGCGAATCCGTGCGCGGCAGAATGACCGGTGTCGGTGGCACCGCGACGATCACCTCGTCGTCGGAGACCGGAACCGTCGTGCGGCTGAAATGGGCGGGCGGCGATGACTGA
- a CDS encoding response regulator, with translation MATGDELITAVIVDDHAAIAAGVRYWCEQADPPIALVDAEARLADVWTGPGAAADVVIFDLELVPRKPEFGELRRLVDSGRKVIVYSQHADDVTAIKCIDLGALAYLTKREGQDHLVSAIRAAARGLPYTAPSLSGALVADEAPGRPRLSPREVEVLRAWFASSSKELVAAKLHITAKTVDTHIGRVRVKYANVGRTASTKSDLVTRALDDGVITLAELNQSSP, from the coding sequence GTGGCAACCGGGGACGAGCTGATCACCGCGGTGATCGTCGACGACCACGCGGCCATCGCCGCTGGCGTGCGATATTGGTGCGAGCAGGCGGATCCGCCGATCGCGCTCGTCGACGCGGAGGCGAGGCTCGCCGATGTCTGGACGGGGCCCGGGGCCGCGGCGGACGTCGTGATCTTCGATCTGGAGCTGGTTCCCCGCAAGCCGGAGTTCGGCGAGTTGCGCAGGCTCGTCGACAGCGGCCGCAAGGTGATCGTGTATTCCCAGCACGCCGACGACGTCACCGCGATCAAGTGCATCGACCTCGGCGCTCTTGCCTACCTGACCAAGAGGGAAGGGCAGGACCACCTCGTGTCCGCCATCCGCGCGGCGGCGCGGGGCCTTCCCTACACGGCCCCTTCGCTGTCAGGAGCACTGGTCGCCGACGAGGCGCCGGGCAGGCCGCGCCTTTCGCCGCGCGAGGTCGAGGTTCTTCGCGCGTGGTTCGCCTCCTCGTCCAAGGAACTTGTCGCGGCGAAGCTCCACATCACCGCGAAGACCGTCGACACCCACATCGGCAGGGTGCGGGTGAAGTACGCCAACGTCGGCCGTACCGCCAGCACCAAGAGCGACCTCGTCACCAGGGCGCTCGACGACGGTGTGATCACCCTGGCCGAGCTCAACCAGTCTTCGCCGTAG
- a CDS encoding VOC family protein → MTIQLNHTIVPSRDKAATATFVADILGLGAPEPFGPFLVVKTDNEVSLDFLDTTGEIPSLHYAFLVSEAEFDEIFGRITEAGLGYWADPMHAKPGEINHGDGGRGVYFDGPDGQNLEILTRPYGSGAP, encoded by the coding sequence GTGACGATTCAACTCAACCACACCATCGTCCCCTCTCGTGACAAGGCGGCGACCGCTACGTTCGTCGCGGACATCCTCGGTCTCGGCGCTCCCGAGCCGTTCGGGCCGTTTCTCGTCGTGAAGACCGACAACGAGGTGAGCCTCGATTTCCTGGACACGACGGGCGAGATTCCTTCGCTGCACTATGCCTTCCTGGTGAGTGAGGCCGAATTCGACGAGATATTCGGCAGGATCACGGAGGCGGGACTCGGATACTGGGCCGATCCCATGCACGCGAAACCAGGGGAGATCAACCACGGAGACGGCGGAAGAGGCGTGTACTTCGATGGACCGGACGGGCAGAACCTGGAGATCCTCACCAGACCCTACGGCAGCGGAGCGCCGTAG